Proteins co-encoded in one Coregonus clupeaformis isolate EN_2021a chromosome 17, ASM2061545v1, whole genome shotgun sequence genomic window:
- the tcea3 gene encoding transcription elongation factor A protein 3 isoform X1, giving the protein MTREEELIRIAKKLDKMVSRNNTEGALDLLNELKSFNMTLKLLQETRIGMSVNGIRKHCTDDEVVSLAKILIKDWKRLLDAARTQSTERPNEMKNGVDSNKSTGSPVRSPSEKDTSHKRPDVSDSDPESEKEEYSDKRRKEKANVEHKKDERAVDLKRERYTDAFKNKQHAEQSKNGKHTKDGRKERHVEHSKKEQHLEEPKRERHFEESRKERHVPVHDTKNERHVQEPKKERHLEEPKKESHFEEPKNKSHSDKPRRESFADELRNERHTEERRKEIPMYEPPQERPVENHRKGFERRSVLDDLYPCCYSPPRPPRPPRLPPPVRRMSGEMNKGVKKERERRDSSDTLSPSRPHPRPTPPSRHTSVKVKKERKKAPPDPNAPLPPLHPHPSMPTAAEVKKERKEPLQISVAQVVRKEPPDPNAPFAPLPLHLHPPPSVKRPSVEVKKERKESSDYKPVSLKVTSSDHVKKDRKDSDSKVPKRPSVDAKKERKDLSDSKPKPAKRQSLDSSDSKQKPPKRPNLDGKKDRKDSTDSKPSHSVKRHSTDSKSDRRDSMDSKTGSSPSAKKFSSEMKESHGSKSSHPGPLQRKSSTDSIERRGKPEMPKIPTTPTSPMSPSFSTAAVPLSPYLATGETIRDKCIEMLAAALRTDDNFKEFGTNCDSMAAEIEDHIYKEMGATDMKYKNRVRSRISNLKDPKNPGLRRNVLAGGIELRRFAIMSAEEMASDELKQLRNNLTKEAIREHQLSKTSGTISDLFQCGKCGKKNCTYNQMQTRSADEPMTTFVLCNECGNRWKFC; this is encoded by the exons GAGGGTGCCCTGGACCTGCTGAATGAACTGAAGAGCTTCAACATGACGCTGAAACTTCTGCAG GAAACGAGGATCGGCATGTCTGTGAATGGAATCAGGAAGCACTGCACAGACGACGAGGTCGTTTCCCTGGCCAAGATCCTCATCAAGGACTGGAAGAGACTGCTGG ATGCTGCACGTACTCAGAGTACTGAGAGGCCCAATGAGATGAAGAATGGGGTTGACTCCAACAAATCCACAGGGTCCCCAGTCAGGTCCCCCTCAGAGAAAGACACCAG TCACAAGAGGCCGGATGTTTCTGATTCAGATCCTGAATCTGAAAAGGAAGAATACTCTGACAAACGGCGAAAAGAGAAGGCCAATGTTGAACACAAAAAAGACGAGAGAGCTGTTGACCTTAAAAGGGAGAGATATACAGATGCATTCAAAAACAAACAGCATGCAGAACAATCCAAAAATGGAAAACATACAAAAGATGGCAGAAAAGAAAGACATGTAGAACACTCCAAAAAAGAACAACACTTAGAAGAACCCAAAAGGGAGAGACACTTCGAAGAATCCAGAAAAGAAAGACATGTACCTGTACATGACACAAAAAATGAAAGACATGTGCAAGAACCCAAGAAAGAAAGACATTTAGAAGAACCCAAGAAAGAAAGTCATTTCGAAGAACCCAAAAATAAAAGCCATTCAGACAAACCCAGAAGGGAGAGTTTTGCAGATGAACTGAGAAACGAAAGACACACAGAGGAACGCAGAAAGGAGATACCAATGTACGAACCCCCACAAGAGAGACCTGTTGAAAACCACAGAAAAGGGTTTGAGAG GAGAAGCGTCTTGGACGATCTTTACCCCTGTTGTTACTCTCCTCCTCGACCCCCCCGACCACCCCGCCTTCCTCCCCCTGTCAGACGTATGTCTGGGGAGATGAATAAAGGGgtgaagaaggagagagaaag GAGAGATTCTTCAGACACTCTGTCTCCTTCTCGTCCTCACCCTCGTCCCACCCCTCCGTCCAGACACACCTCAGTGAAGGTGAAGAAAGAGAG GAAAAAAGCTCCTCCTGACCCTAATGCCCcgcttcctcctcttcatcctcatcCTTCTATGCCCACTGCAGCAGAGGTCAAGAAGGAGAG AAAAGAGCCTCTGCAGATTTCTGTGGCTCAGGTGGTTAGAAAAGAGCCTCCGGACCCCAATGCTCCTTttgctcctcttcctctccatctccatcctccCCCTTCTGTGAAGCGCCCGTCAGTGGAAGTCAAAAAGGAGAG AAAAGAGTCGTCAGATTACAAACCCGTTTCTCTGAAGGTGACATCATCTGACCATGTGAAAAAGGACAG AAAAGACTCAGATAGCAAAGTGCCCAAAAGACCATCTGTTGATGCCAAGAAAGAAAG AAAGGATTTGTCAGATTCCAAACCAAAACCTGCTAAAAGGCAGAGTCTGGACTCGTCAGATTCCAAACAAAAACCTCCTAAAAGGCCAAATCTGGATGGCAAGAAAGACAG AAAGGACTCCACTGACTCCAAGCCCAGCCATTCTGTGAAACGTCATTCGACTGACTCCAAATCAGACAG GAGGGACTCTATGGATTCCAAGACTGGCAGCTCACCCTCAGCTAAGAAGTTCTCTAGCGAGAT GAAAGAATCTCATGGCTCCAAGTCCTCTCACCCTGGCCCTCTGCAGAGAAAGTCCTCAACGGACAGTATTGAACG GAGAGGGAAACCAGAGATGCCAAAGATCCCAACCACCCCCACCAGTCCCATGTCCCCCTCCTTCAGCACAGCGGCGGTTCCCCTGTCCCCTTACCTGGCCACTGGAGAAACCATCAGGGACAAGTGCATCGAGATGCTGGCTGCTGCTCTACGCACAGATG ACAACTTCAAGGAATTTGGGACAAACTGTGATTCCATGGCAGCAGAGATTGAAGATC ATATTTACAAGGAGATGGGAGCCACAGATATGAAGTATAAAAACAGGGTGCGGAGCCGCATCAGCAACCTGAAGGACCCCAAAAACCCTGGGCTGCGGAGGAACGTCCTGGCTGGAGGCATCGAGCTGAGACGCTTCGCCATCATGTCTGCTGAG GAGATGGCTAGTGATGAGCTGAAGCAGCTGAGGAACAATCTGACTAAGGAGGCCATTAGGGAACACCAGCTGTCCAAAACCAGCGGTACCATTTCTGACCTGTTTCAGTGCGGCAAGTGCGGCAAAAAGAACTGCACCTACAACCAG atgcagACCCGCAGCGCTGACGAGCCTATGACCACTTTTGTTCTGTGTAACGAGTGTGGGAACCGCTGGAAG TTCTGCTGA
- the tcea3 gene encoding transcription elongation factor A protein 3 isoform X2, giving the protein MTREEELIRIAKKLDKMVSRNNTEGALDLLNELKSFNMTLKLLQETRIGMSVNGIRKHCTDDEVVSLAKILIKDWKRLLDAARTQSTERPNEMKNGVDSNKSTGSPVRSPSEKDTSHKRPDVSDSDPESEKEEYSDKRRKEKANVEHKKDERAVDLKRERYTDAFKNKQHAEQSKNGKHTKDGRKERHVEHSKKEQHLEEPKRERHFEESRKERHVPVHDTKNERHVQEPKKERHLEEPKKESHFEEPKNKSHSDKPRRESFADELRNERHTEERRKEIPMYEPPQERPVENHRKGFERRSVLDDLYPCCYSPPRPPRPPRLPPPVRRMSGEMNKGVKKERERRDSSDTLSPSRPHPRPTPPSRHTSVKVKKERKKAPPDPNAPLPPLHPHPSMPTAAEVKKERKEPLQISVAQVVRKEPPDPNAPFAPLPLHLHPPPSVKRPSVEVKKERKESSDYKPVSLKVTSSDHVKKDRKDSDSKVPKRPSVDAKKERKDSTDSKPSHSVKRHSTDSKSDRRDSMDSKTGSSPSAKKFSSEMKESHGSKSSHPGPLQRKSSTDSIERRGKPEMPKIPTTPTSPMSPSFSTAAVPLSPYLATGETIRDKCIEMLAAALRTDDNFKEFGTNCDSMAAEIEDHIYKEMGATDMKYKNRVRSRISNLKDPKNPGLRRNVLAGGIELRRFAIMSAEEMASDELKQLRNNLTKEAIREHQLSKTSGTISDLFQCGKCGKKNCTYNQMQTRSADEPMTTFVLCNECGNRWKFC; this is encoded by the exons GAGGGTGCCCTGGACCTGCTGAATGAACTGAAGAGCTTCAACATGACGCTGAAACTTCTGCAG GAAACGAGGATCGGCATGTCTGTGAATGGAATCAGGAAGCACTGCACAGACGACGAGGTCGTTTCCCTGGCCAAGATCCTCATCAAGGACTGGAAGAGACTGCTGG ATGCTGCACGTACTCAGAGTACTGAGAGGCCCAATGAGATGAAGAATGGGGTTGACTCCAACAAATCCACAGGGTCCCCAGTCAGGTCCCCCTCAGAGAAAGACACCAG TCACAAGAGGCCGGATGTTTCTGATTCAGATCCTGAATCTGAAAAGGAAGAATACTCTGACAAACGGCGAAAAGAGAAGGCCAATGTTGAACACAAAAAAGACGAGAGAGCTGTTGACCTTAAAAGGGAGAGATATACAGATGCATTCAAAAACAAACAGCATGCAGAACAATCCAAAAATGGAAAACATACAAAAGATGGCAGAAAAGAAAGACATGTAGAACACTCCAAAAAAGAACAACACTTAGAAGAACCCAAAAGGGAGAGACACTTCGAAGAATCCAGAAAAGAAAGACATGTACCTGTACATGACACAAAAAATGAAAGACATGTGCAAGAACCCAAGAAAGAAAGACATTTAGAAGAACCCAAGAAAGAAAGTCATTTCGAAGAACCCAAAAATAAAAGCCATTCAGACAAACCCAGAAGGGAGAGTTTTGCAGATGAACTGAGAAACGAAAGACACACAGAGGAACGCAGAAAGGAGATACCAATGTACGAACCCCCACAAGAGAGACCTGTTGAAAACCACAGAAAAGGGTTTGAGAG GAGAAGCGTCTTGGACGATCTTTACCCCTGTTGTTACTCTCCTCCTCGACCCCCCCGACCACCCCGCCTTCCTCCCCCTGTCAGACGTATGTCTGGGGAGATGAATAAAGGGgtgaagaaggagagagaaag GAGAGATTCTTCAGACACTCTGTCTCCTTCTCGTCCTCACCCTCGTCCCACCCCTCCGTCCAGACACACCTCAGTGAAGGTGAAGAAAGAGAG GAAAAAAGCTCCTCCTGACCCTAATGCCCcgcttcctcctcttcatcctcatcCTTCTATGCCCACTGCAGCAGAGGTCAAGAAGGAGAG AAAAGAGCCTCTGCAGATTTCTGTGGCTCAGGTGGTTAGAAAAGAGCCTCCGGACCCCAATGCTCCTTttgctcctcttcctctccatctccatcctccCCCTTCTGTGAAGCGCCCGTCAGTGGAAGTCAAAAAGGAGAG AAAAGAGTCGTCAGATTACAAACCCGTTTCTCTGAAGGTGACATCATCTGACCATGTGAAAAAGGACAG AAAAGACTCAGATAGCAAAGTGCCCAAAAGACCATCTGTTGATGCCAAGAAAGAAAG AAAGGACTCCACTGACTCCAAGCCCAGCCATTCTGTGAAACGTCATTCGACTGACTCCAAATCAGACAG GAGGGACTCTATGGATTCCAAGACTGGCAGCTCACCCTCAGCTAAGAAGTTCTCTAGCGAGAT GAAAGAATCTCATGGCTCCAAGTCCTCTCACCCTGGCCCTCTGCAGAGAAAGTCCTCAACGGACAGTATTGAACG GAGAGGGAAACCAGAGATGCCAAAGATCCCAACCACCCCCACCAGTCCCATGTCCCCCTCCTTCAGCACAGCGGCGGTTCCCCTGTCCCCTTACCTGGCCACTGGAGAAACCATCAGGGACAAGTGCATCGAGATGCTGGCTGCTGCTCTACGCACAGATG ACAACTTCAAGGAATTTGGGACAAACTGTGATTCCATGGCAGCAGAGATTGAAGATC ATATTTACAAGGAGATGGGAGCCACAGATATGAAGTATAAAAACAGGGTGCGGAGCCGCATCAGCAACCTGAAGGACCCCAAAAACCCTGGGCTGCGGAGGAACGTCCTGGCTGGAGGCATCGAGCTGAGACGCTTCGCCATCATGTCTGCTGAG GAGATGGCTAGTGATGAGCTGAAGCAGCTGAGGAACAATCTGACTAAGGAGGCCATTAGGGAACACCAGCTGTCCAAAACCAGCGGTACCATTTCTGACCTGTTTCAGTGCGGCAAGTGCGGCAAAAAGAACTGCACCTACAACCAG atgcagACCCGCAGCGCTGACGAGCCTATGACCACTTTTGTTCTGTGTAACGAGTGTGGGAACCGCTGGAAG TTCTGCTGA
- the tcea3 gene encoding transcription elongation factor A protein 3 isoform X4: MTREEELIRIAKKLDKMVSRNNTEGALDLLNELKSFNMTLKLLQETRIGMSVNGIRKHCTDDEVVSLAKILIKDWKRLLDAARTQSTERPNEMKNGVDSNKSTGSPVRSPSEKDTSHKRPDVSDSDPESEKEEYSDKRRKEKANVEHKKDERAVDLKRERYTDAFKNKQHAEQSKNGKHTKDGRKERHVEHSKKEQHLEEPKRERHFEESRKERHVPVHDTKNERHVQEPKKERHLEEPKKESHFEEPKNKSHSDKPRRESFADELRNERHTEERRKEIPMYEPPQERPVENHRKGFERRSVLDDLYPCCYSPPRPPRPPRLPPPVRRMSGEMNKGVKKERERRDSSDTLSPSRPHPRPTPPSRHTSVKVKKERKKAPPDPNAPLPPLHPHPSMPTAAEVKKERKESSDYKPVSLKVTSSDHVKKDRKDSDSKVPKRPSVDAKKERKDLSDSKPKPAKRQSLDSSDSKQKPPKRPNLDGKKDRKDSTDSKPSHSVKRHSTDSKSDRRDSMDSKTGSSPSAKKFSSEMKESHGSKSSHPGPLQRKSSTDSIERRGKPEMPKIPTTPTSPMSPSFSTAAVPLSPYLATGETIRDKCIEMLAAALRTDDNFKEFGTNCDSMAAEIEDHIYKEMGATDMKYKNRVRSRISNLKDPKNPGLRRNVLAGGIELRRFAIMSAEEMASDELKQLRNNLTKEAIREHQLSKTSGTISDLFQCGKCGKKNCTYNQMQTRSADEPMTTFVLCNECGNRWKFC; encoded by the exons GAGGGTGCCCTGGACCTGCTGAATGAACTGAAGAGCTTCAACATGACGCTGAAACTTCTGCAG GAAACGAGGATCGGCATGTCTGTGAATGGAATCAGGAAGCACTGCACAGACGACGAGGTCGTTTCCCTGGCCAAGATCCTCATCAAGGACTGGAAGAGACTGCTGG ATGCTGCACGTACTCAGAGTACTGAGAGGCCCAATGAGATGAAGAATGGGGTTGACTCCAACAAATCCACAGGGTCCCCAGTCAGGTCCCCCTCAGAGAAAGACACCAG TCACAAGAGGCCGGATGTTTCTGATTCAGATCCTGAATCTGAAAAGGAAGAATACTCTGACAAACGGCGAAAAGAGAAGGCCAATGTTGAACACAAAAAAGACGAGAGAGCTGTTGACCTTAAAAGGGAGAGATATACAGATGCATTCAAAAACAAACAGCATGCAGAACAATCCAAAAATGGAAAACATACAAAAGATGGCAGAAAAGAAAGACATGTAGAACACTCCAAAAAAGAACAACACTTAGAAGAACCCAAAAGGGAGAGACACTTCGAAGAATCCAGAAAAGAAAGACATGTACCTGTACATGACACAAAAAATGAAAGACATGTGCAAGAACCCAAGAAAGAAAGACATTTAGAAGAACCCAAGAAAGAAAGTCATTTCGAAGAACCCAAAAATAAAAGCCATTCAGACAAACCCAGAAGGGAGAGTTTTGCAGATGAACTGAGAAACGAAAGACACACAGAGGAACGCAGAAAGGAGATACCAATGTACGAACCCCCACAAGAGAGACCTGTTGAAAACCACAGAAAAGGGTTTGAGAG GAGAAGCGTCTTGGACGATCTTTACCCCTGTTGTTACTCTCCTCCTCGACCCCCCCGACCACCCCGCCTTCCTCCCCCTGTCAGACGTATGTCTGGGGAGATGAATAAAGGGgtgaagaaggagagagaaag GAGAGATTCTTCAGACACTCTGTCTCCTTCTCGTCCTCACCCTCGTCCCACCCCTCCGTCCAGACACACCTCAGTGAAGGTGAAGAAAGAGAG GAAAAAAGCTCCTCCTGACCCTAATGCCCcgcttcctcctcttcatcctcatcCTTCTATGCCCACTGCAGCAGAGGTCAAGAAGGAGAG AAAAGAGTCGTCAGATTACAAACCCGTTTCTCTGAAGGTGACATCATCTGACCATGTGAAAAAGGACAG AAAAGACTCAGATAGCAAAGTGCCCAAAAGACCATCTGTTGATGCCAAGAAAGAAAG AAAGGATTTGTCAGATTCCAAACCAAAACCTGCTAAAAGGCAGAGTCTGGACTCGTCAGATTCCAAACAAAAACCTCCTAAAAGGCCAAATCTGGATGGCAAGAAAGACAG AAAGGACTCCACTGACTCCAAGCCCAGCCATTCTGTGAAACGTCATTCGACTGACTCCAAATCAGACAG GAGGGACTCTATGGATTCCAAGACTGGCAGCTCACCCTCAGCTAAGAAGTTCTCTAGCGAGAT GAAAGAATCTCATGGCTCCAAGTCCTCTCACCCTGGCCCTCTGCAGAGAAAGTCCTCAACGGACAGTATTGAACG GAGAGGGAAACCAGAGATGCCAAAGATCCCAACCACCCCCACCAGTCCCATGTCCCCCTCCTTCAGCACAGCGGCGGTTCCCCTGTCCCCTTACCTGGCCACTGGAGAAACCATCAGGGACAAGTGCATCGAGATGCTGGCTGCTGCTCTACGCACAGATG ACAACTTCAAGGAATTTGGGACAAACTGTGATTCCATGGCAGCAGAGATTGAAGATC ATATTTACAAGGAGATGGGAGCCACAGATATGAAGTATAAAAACAGGGTGCGGAGCCGCATCAGCAACCTGAAGGACCCCAAAAACCCTGGGCTGCGGAGGAACGTCCTGGCTGGAGGCATCGAGCTGAGACGCTTCGCCATCATGTCTGCTGAG GAGATGGCTAGTGATGAGCTGAAGCAGCTGAGGAACAATCTGACTAAGGAGGCCATTAGGGAACACCAGCTGTCCAAAACCAGCGGTACCATTTCTGACCTGTTTCAGTGCGGCAAGTGCGGCAAAAAGAACTGCACCTACAACCAG atgcagACCCGCAGCGCTGACGAGCCTATGACCACTTTTGTTCTGTGTAACGAGTGTGGGAACCGCTGGAAG TTCTGCTGA
- the tcea3 gene encoding transcription elongation factor A protein 3 isoform X5 translates to MTREEELIRIAKKLDKMVSRNNTEGALDLLNELKSFNMTLKLLQETRIGMSVNGIRKHCTDDEVVSLAKILIKDWKRLLDAARTQSTERPNEMKNGVDSNKSTGSPVRSPSEKDTSHKRPDVSDSDPESEKEEYSDKRRKEKANVEHKKDERAVDLKRERYTDAFKNKQHAEQSKNGKHTKDGRKERHVEHSKKEQHLEEPKRERHFEESRKERHVPVHDTKNERHVQEPKKERHLEEPKKESHFEEPKNKSHSDKPRRESFADELRNERHTEERRKEIPMYEPPQERPVENHRKGFERRSVLDDLYPCCYSPPRPPRPPRLPPPVRRMSGEMNKGVKKERERRDSSDTLSPSRPHPRPTPPSRHTSVKVKKERKKAPPDPNAPLPPLHPHPSMPTAAEVKKERKDSTDSKPSHSVKRHSTDSKSDRRDSMDSKTGSSPSAKKFSSEMKESHGSKSSHPGPLQRKSSTDSIERRGKPEMPKIPTTPTSPMSPSFSTAAVPLSPYLATGETIRDKCIEMLAAALRTDDNFKEFGTNCDSMAAEIEDHIYKEMGATDMKYKNRVRSRISNLKDPKNPGLRRNVLAGGIELRRFAIMSAEEMASDELKQLRNNLTKEAIREHQLSKTSGTISDLFQCGKCGKKNCTYNQMQTRSADEPMTTFVLCNECGNRWKFC, encoded by the exons GAGGGTGCCCTGGACCTGCTGAATGAACTGAAGAGCTTCAACATGACGCTGAAACTTCTGCAG GAAACGAGGATCGGCATGTCTGTGAATGGAATCAGGAAGCACTGCACAGACGACGAGGTCGTTTCCCTGGCCAAGATCCTCATCAAGGACTGGAAGAGACTGCTGG ATGCTGCACGTACTCAGAGTACTGAGAGGCCCAATGAGATGAAGAATGGGGTTGACTCCAACAAATCCACAGGGTCCCCAGTCAGGTCCCCCTCAGAGAAAGACACCAG TCACAAGAGGCCGGATGTTTCTGATTCAGATCCTGAATCTGAAAAGGAAGAATACTCTGACAAACGGCGAAAAGAGAAGGCCAATGTTGAACACAAAAAAGACGAGAGAGCTGTTGACCTTAAAAGGGAGAGATATACAGATGCATTCAAAAACAAACAGCATGCAGAACAATCCAAAAATGGAAAACATACAAAAGATGGCAGAAAAGAAAGACATGTAGAACACTCCAAAAAAGAACAACACTTAGAAGAACCCAAAAGGGAGAGACACTTCGAAGAATCCAGAAAAGAAAGACATGTACCTGTACATGACACAAAAAATGAAAGACATGTGCAAGAACCCAAGAAAGAAAGACATTTAGAAGAACCCAAGAAAGAAAGTCATTTCGAAGAACCCAAAAATAAAAGCCATTCAGACAAACCCAGAAGGGAGAGTTTTGCAGATGAACTGAGAAACGAAAGACACACAGAGGAACGCAGAAAGGAGATACCAATGTACGAACCCCCACAAGAGAGACCTGTTGAAAACCACAGAAAAGGGTTTGAGAG GAGAAGCGTCTTGGACGATCTTTACCCCTGTTGTTACTCTCCTCCTCGACCCCCCCGACCACCCCGCCTTCCTCCCCCTGTCAGACGTATGTCTGGGGAGATGAATAAAGGGgtgaagaaggagagagaaag GAGAGATTCTTCAGACACTCTGTCTCCTTCTCGTCCTCACCCTCGTCCCACCCCTCCGTCCAGACACACCTCAGTGAAGGTGAAGAAAGAGAG GAAAAAAGCTCCTCCTGACCCTAATGCCCcgcttcctcctcttcatcctcatcCTTCTATGCCCACTGCAGCAGAGGTCAAGAAGGAGAG AAAGGACTCCACTGACTCCAAGCCCAGCCATTCTGTGAAACGTCATTCGACTGACTCCAAATCAGACAG GAGGGACTCTATGGATTCCAAGACTGGCAGCTCACCCTCAGCTAAGAAGTTCTCTAGCGAGAT GAAAGAATCTCATGGCTCCAAGTCCTCTCACCCTGGCCCTCTGCAGAGAAAGTCCTCAACGGACAGTATTGAACG GAGAGGGAAACCAGAGATGCCAAAGATCCCAACCACCCCCACCAGTCCCATGTCCCCCTCCTTCAGCACAGCGGCGGTTCCCCTGTCCCCTTACCTGGCCACTGGAGAAACCATCAGGGACAAGTGCATCGAGATGCTGGCTGCTGCTCTACGCACAGATG ACAACTTCAAGGAATTTGGGACAAACTGTGATTCCATGGCAGCAGAGATTGAAGATC ATATTTACAAGGAGATGGGAGCCACAGATATGAAGTATAAAAACAGGGTGCGGAGCCGCATCAGCAACCTGAAGGACCCCAAAAACCCTGGGCTGCGGAGGAACGTCCTGGCTGGAGGCATCGAGCTGAGACGCTTCGCCATCATGTCTGCTGAG GAGATGGCTAGTGATGAGCTGAAGCAGCTGAGGAACAATCTGACTAAGGAGGCCATTAGGGAACACCAGCTGTCCAAAACCAGCGGTACCATTTCTGACCTGTTTCAGTGCGGCAAGTGCGGCAAAAAGAACTGCACCTACAACCAG atgcagACCCGCAGCGCTGACGAGCCTATGACCACTTTTGTTCTGTGTAACGAGTGTGGGAACCGCTGGAAG TTCTGCTGA
- the tcea3 gene encoding transcription elongation factor A protein 3 isoform X6, translating into MTREEELIRIAKKLDKMVSRNNTEGALDLLNELKSFNMTLKLLQETRIGMSVNGIRKHCTDDEVVSLAKILIKDWKRLLDAARTQSTERPNEMKNGVDSNKSTGSPVRSPSEKDTSHKRPDVSDSDPESEKEEYSDKRRKEKANVEHKKDERAVDLKRERYTDAFKNKQHAEQSKNGKHTKDGRKERHVEHSKKEQHLEEPKRERHFEESRKERHVPVHDTKNERHVQEPKKERHLEEPKKESHFEEPKNKSHSDKPRRESFADELRNERHTEERRKEIPMYEPPQERPVENHRKGFERRSVLDDLYPCCYSPPRPPRPPRLPPPVRRMSGEMNKGVKKERERRDSSDTLSPSRPHPRPTPPSRHTSVKVKKERKDSTDSKPSHSVKRHSTDSKSDRRDSMDSKTGSSPSAKKFSSEMKESHGSKSSHPGPLQRKSSTDSIERRGKPEMPKIPTTPTSPMSPSFSTAAVPLSPYLATGETIRDKCIEMLAAALRTDDNFKEFGTNCDSMAAEIEDHIYKEMGATDMKYKNRVRSRISNLKDPKNPGLRRNVLAGGIELRRFAIMSAEEMASDELKQLRNNLTKEAIREHQLSKTSGTISDLFQCGKCGKKNCTYNQMQTRSADEPMTTFVLCNECGNRWKFC; encoded by the exons GAGGGTGCCCTGGACCTGCTGAATGAACTGAAGAGCTTCAACATGACGCTGAAACTTCTGCAG GAAACGAGGATCGGCATGTCTGTGAATGGAATCAGGAAGCACTGCACAGACGACGAGGTCGTTTCCCTGGCCAAGATCCTCATCAAGGACTGGAAGAGACTGCTGG ATGCTGCACGTACTCAGAGTACTGAGAGGCCCAATGAGATGAAGAATGGGGTTGACTCCAACAAATCCACAGGGTCCCCAGTCAGGTCCCCCTCAGAGAAAGACACCAG TCACAAGAGGCCGGATGTTTCTGATTCAGATCCTGAATCTGAAAAGGAAGAATACTCTGACAAACGGCGAAAAGAGAAGGCCAATGTTGAACACAAAAAAGACGAGAGAGCTGTTGACCTTAAAAGGGAGAGATATACAGATGCATTCAAAAACAAACAGCATGCAGAACAATCCAAAAATGGAAAACATACAAAAGATGGCAGAAAAGAAAGACATGTAGAACACTCCAAAAAAGAACAACACTTAGAAGAACCCAAAAGGGAGAGACACTTCGAAGAATCCAGAAAAGAAAGACATGTACCTGTACATGACACAAAAAATGAAAGACATGTGCAAGAACCCAAGAAAGAAAGACATTTAGAAGAACCCAAGAAAGAAAGTCATTTCGAAGAACCCAAAAATAAAAGCCATTCAGACAAACCCAGAAGGGAGAGTTTTGCAGATGAACTGAGAAACGAAAGACACACAGAGGAACGCAGAAAGGAGATACCAATGTACGAACCCCCACAAGAGAGACCTGTTGAAAACCACAGAAAAGGGTTTGAGAG GAGAAGCGTCTTGGACGATCTTTACCCCTGTTGTTACTCTCCTCCTCGACCCCCCCGACCACCCCGCCTTCCTCCCCCTGTCAGACGTATGTCTGGGGAGATGAATAAAGGGgtgaagaaggagagagaaag GAGAGATTCTTCAGACACTCTGTCTCCTTCTCGTCCTCACCCTCGTCCCACCCCTCCGTCCAGACACACCTCAGTGAAGGTGAAGAAAGAGAG AAAGGACTCCACTGACTCCAAGCCCAGCCATTCTGTGAAACGTCATTCGACTGACTCCAAATCAGACAG GAGGGACTCTATGGATTCCAAGACTGGCAGCTCACCCTCAGCTAAGAAGTTCTCTAGCGAGAT GAAAGAATCTCATGGCTCCAAGTCCTCTCACCCTGGCCCTCTGCAGAGAAAGTCCTCAACGGACAGTATTGAACG GAGAGGGAAACCAGAGATGCCAAAGATCCCAACCACCCCCACCAGTCCCATGTCCCCCTCCTTCAGCACAGCGGCGGTTCCCCTGTCCCCTTACCTGGCCACTGGAGAAACCATCAGGGACAAGTGCATCGAGATGCTGGCTGCTGCTCTACGCACAGATG ACAACTTCAAGGAATTTGGGACAAACTGTGATTCCATGGCAGCAGAGATTGAAGATC ATATTTACAAGGAGATGGGAGCCACAGATATGAAGTATAAAAACAGGGTGCGGAGCCGCATCAGCAACCTGAAGGACCCCAAAAACCCTGGGCTGCGGAGGAACGTCCTGGCTGGAGGCATCGAGCTGAGACGCTTCGCCATCATGTCTGCTGAG GAGATGGCTAGTGATGAGCTGAAGCAGCTGAGGAACAATCTGACTAAGGAGGCCATTAGGGAACACCAGCTGTCCAAAACCAGCGGTACCATTTCTGACCTGTTTCAGTGCGGCAAGTGCGGCAAAAAGAACTGCACCTACAACCAG atgcagACCCGCAGCGCTGACGAGCCTATGACCACTTTTGTTCTGTGTAACGAGTGTGGGAACCGCTGGAAG TTCTGCTGA